TTTTTTACTGTACTTCTTAGAAAGCCATGCTGTAAAATCCTGATATATCCCCATTGGACAGATAGAGGAACAATAAACTCTTCCAAAAAGCAAAGTTAATAGTAATAGTGCAATAAGTACGATTGCATTCAACGAAAGCAACGCAGGGATAAATTGTATCTCAGTCAGAAATTTTAGTCCTTCAGGTAAGAATCCTCTGAAATCCAGGAAATAAAGAGTTATAAGGGCTACAATTATTACAGATAGTGTAACACGAATTTTTTTTAGCATGCTTATTTCATCTATTTAAATACATTTATGATAACCCGATTAATTATCGGGTTATCATAAATAATGAATCAATTAACTTAAGATTAAAATTAAATCCTAACTCTTCTGATATTCAGTTTATCCAGCTCCATGGTTCCCAGGCCCAACTGCTGAGCTTTTGCTATATGAGCAACATTCTCAAGTGGCATTTCGCGTGCCTGATTAAAGAAATTTGCAGCAGCAGTGTCAACAGCTACAATGTCCTGAGACATGAACAGACCTTTTGAAAGCACTACATCAGAAAGGGATTTACCTCTTGGTCCACTAGTTTTCATTAGTCTATAAGCATCCACTATATTCAGAACGGGTCTTTTTTCATAAGTACATATATCTGCAATACATTGCTGTAAATCGTTTGCATGGAAAAATCCCCTGTCCCAAACTATACCCATATAGTTTTTCATAGAAATAGTAAGCTGTGCTCCACCATGATTTTTTAATACTGGTACATTTATCCACTTGTCACTGTCTACAATAGCCTGATGAATCTTCGCACTCTTCAGGTTTCTGCCTTTTGGTATTGAAACTGTTTTATAATAAGACTCCTGATGTGCAGGTAAAACTTCAGCTCCAGCTCTTTTAGCAGCTTCTTCTATTCCGCTGTTAGCATAAGATTTGCGCCAATCGTCGCAAGTATGATCAAATACCCTCACCTCAGAAGCACCAGCTTCAAAGCAATGTTTAATGATTTCAGCAACAAGCTTAGGATTAGTATTCGCAGCCATCTCAACTGGTTGGTCCCAACCAATATTGGGTTTAATGCAAACTTTATCTCCTTTGTTTATGAAGTTTTTCATACCCCCCATCTCCTCAATTGCCTTGCGAAACATAGCTTCAGGTTCTCCTCCCATTACTGCAACCAGATCATACTTGGCAGTGGCATTACTGGTTTGGAAAGATTGTGAAAGTATGCTCATGGCAT
This window of the Lascolabacillus massiliensis genome carries:
- a CDS encoding DUF362 domain-containing protein, with amino-acid sequence MDRRKFLRSVALTGAAITTMKDADAMSILSQSFQTSNATAKYDLVAVMGGEPEAMFRKAIEEMGGMKNFINKGDKVCIKPNIGWDQPVEMAANTNPKLVAEIIKHCFEAGASEVRVFDHTCDDWRKSYANSGIEEAAKRAGAEVLPAHQESYYKTVSIPKGRNLKSAKIHQAIVDSDKWINVPVLKNHGGAQLTISMKNYMGIVWDRGFFHANDLQQCIADICTYEKRPVLNIVDAYRLMKTSGPRGKSLSDVVLSKGLFMSQDIVAVDTAAANFFNQAREMPLENVAHIAKAQQLGLGTMELDKLNIRRVRI